GTAGAGCGACTGCCCCAGTGAGGCTGTGGTCTCGGGTTCGAATTCTGGACCAGGACGAGCTTTGCTTCAACTACGAAGATTCTGtcgaagctgtatagctttcatttgtagccgcATGAATGCGCTTGGGCCGACGCTAATAAGTAATCACTCCCTTATGAGAGGCAGCCGTGTCAGGTACCTCCGCTGGAAATTTTCCTCTCATTTCCTCTATTCAATAATAATATGGCCAGTATAGTACGGGCAGTACTGGGGGTGGTTGTGTGTGAGTGCTCTTTTTGTGATTGTCGTTTCctgcggacccgccgcggtggctcagtggttagggcgctcgactactgatccggagttcccgggttcgaacccgaccgcggcggctgcgtttttatggaggaaaaacgctaaggcgcccgtgtgctgtgcgatgtcagtgcacgttaaagatccccaggtggtcgaaattatgccggagccctccactacggcacctattcttcctttcttctttcactccctcctttattccttcccttacggcgcggttcaggtgtccaaagatatatgagacagatactgcgccatttcctttccccaaaaaaccaattattattattatttcctgcgGCGCCAGTGTTCGAAAAGAAAAGCTATTGCATTATCAGTCGTAGTGACGTACGGCTAATGCAATGTTGGCAGCTAGAGAAATGTCAGGTACGTTGCGTGTCTCGAATCAGAACTCGAGTCTATGACGGGTAGCGTCGGGGTAGCAATGTTAGCCGCCCGGTTTAACAGGCTCGAGGCAAAATGGTAGAACAAGATCGAATCAAACTTTGCGCAGTGCAAAGGCACAGGCGCCAGCCCTGCATGCAATATGTAGCTTGGTGCGCGTCCCGCGCAATATGCAGACGAGCTCGTGGCAACGGATAAGCATCTTGACACTATCCCTCTAATGCACAGAGAAGAAATCTGCGCAGTTCTATTAAGAATAAGGTTTGTCACGAGACTGACCTTTAATCGAAAAGGTATCATTTCTAGCTTTTAAACTTTATCTAAAACCAAGGAAAATTCGTAGGTCTTCTACAGATTTCAGTACTCTCATTTCCGCGTTTTCTTGGTCTTCCATTCTTCAGTTTTTTTACGCTTCAGCAGTCACGCAAACTGTCTTTGTGCTCTTATCAcgaaatctgctaccgcaaaaaGTACGGTGTATGTCTTTCTACTTCTGGAATAGTAATCGAAGCACGCTGCGATGATCTTTAAGGCACCTAACGTTCAAAGGCTGTAGTTAGTAATAACGGATGTCGCAATTGTTTAAGGCATTATAACGCCAGGAGTGCAGCCGACGGAGTGCCGCAAACGTCGTGTGTACCACAGGTGGTGGCCATGCTCACTACTTTCTCGTGATGATAATATTGAATTTgaatggtgcaagggcagcttctGATAAggagcgccatagcacaaggtacGTACTTTTCTTCACAAAAGAAGGGGCCTAAGTGCCATTTACTAAGCGTGTTGCACAAGACAGGCCAAGAGCTTGCACCCATCGTATCACCAATGGGTACCCGTcagcagtggggatcgaacccacctcccgcatgcgagggggATGCTCAAACAACTAGGCCGCCGCTGGTGTGCCTGCTTTTTGCACCTCCTTTCGATGTTTCGGGTCAGAAGGAGCTCTCCGGATCGAAACGAGCAAATTAGCGTGGACCCGATATAAAAATGTTCCCACTGTCGTCTGTCTCGACATCAGACGCTTCTAGAAAGACTCGGCAATGCAGACTAACTGAAGCTCGAGTGGCCAGCATCAGTTTTGCTCCGAACAGTTGATCATACCCTGCGCTTCTTGTCCTTAAACTGTGGTTACCAAGAGAAAATATCAAATCAAATGTTTCTGACATTAATGAATGAGCTTACCGAGCAGAACCCTTCGACAGACGATGAGCCAGACGTCGACGTCAACCACGTGTAATAGGCATGCTAGGATGGTGAGGAGGTAGTGTGGAGAGCCCAGAAGGGCTGCGGCCTCTCGCAAGCGGTGAGGAGCGCCTAGGTACAGCACCTGTTGTTGGAATTGAGGACACGGTGTACTCAAGAGATTTTACGCACCAAAATTGATACAGTTATTGGGATTTCTCTCTCCTCTGAACCTCCTCCCCAGGTTATTCGAGTGCACCCTTGCTAGGTGAACTCGTATAGATCAATCAGCTGCATTTGGATCAGCGGGAATTGTATTCCGTGGGATACATGGATTAGATATAAGGATTTGGGAAGGTCCCTGTCTGAAGCTGCCGCCAGGAAACCTGCTCTGCTTTAGTGAAAGGTTTGTGCGGGGGTAGGTATTCAAGTCAATCGTTTCGATAGTGGAGGTTGATGTCATGGTAGGTTACCAGGCGCCTCTCAGACGCAATTCCTTTTTCTGGGAAGTGCTACACGGGATATATCGGACAGTGTTCCTTGATTTAAAAGCCCTATTGGCCTGCCCTACAAAGTCTATGAAGTATAAACCGAAAGAATAATTGAAGTTTTTAGTACTGGTACTCTTGAAAAAGTTGTTATATTCCTTATCGTACCTCTAATTTCCTGACGGGCGCCCACTTCCGTGCCTCAGCCACGAGCACCTCGATGGTGATGCCGAACATACTGAGGGCGCACCAGATGGCAACTTCATTCTCCATGTCGTGCCAGTACCAGGTGAAGGCAAACGCCACCGCTGTACCAAGTGCCAGCCTGGCGGGTTCTTTCTTGCTGCCCACCAAGGGCTCGTAGAAGTACCTATGAACGCACACCGAAATAACGCTTAAGAAAATGAAAAATCTGGCAACCAGCTGGTCGTTATGTCAGTTTTTCTAAACCACTCTTAGTGATGAAGTTAAAGGTTTTTATAGCGTAGTTAAAGATGCGCTAAAATTTCTTTCTGGtctattttctttctttgcacAGTGACGTGGAATCGACTCTTGGCACATAAATTTCAACAGGTAAGATGAATATTCTATTTTATGCTTTGTTTACTTGCTACACAAAAATATATGCTAAAGAGAGCGTCTAGCAGAACATGACAGGTGAATATAGGCAATACAGATGTTACATAGAAATATGGATACTGTTTGTGCTGGCTTGCTAAGCAAGATTCCGCTATGGCTGTCTAGTTTACTTGCCATTGTTTTGCAAGACGGTTGTTAGTTTCTACATAAGCACAATGTTTCTCGTATGCCGCCTGTAGGTATTCTGTTATAGGTAAAACAAATAGTAATATTTGCTGTGTACAGCCCGTAGCCACTTACTTTCGAATTAACAAGTGCATGCCCCGGTCGAAGTACCTAAGCAGAAAAATAAGGTAAGGTCAGGGCCGAAGCTCTAACAAAAAGGTCAGAACAGTTCATAATATATAGCCTTTCGTACTGCTGTCCACTTCAATATGAATTCAGAACGTTGGAGTTTGGGAGTAGTTATCTCGCAAAAGAATGCCGAGGATTTTGtctctttattttttaaaagTTACTGCTCAAATGAGGCACATAATTTTTAAATCCACTGCTTGGAGTACTATACTACGGCTCTCTTCTTGAGCGTTCAAAGGACACGTGACCTTATGCCAAAGGCATTTTGCAGCACTGGCTTACAACACAAAATTGATAAGCGTTTTGCAGGTCTGGTGCCCACGCATATTCAGCCGACCCGGTCTTTGTCGCAGCGAGCTTTATAATTTGAGAAAGAAAACTTGAGCGAATATCGTAATAAAATTCGCAAGGACATTGCTATAGTTTCTTTTCTTCTAATTTTTTAGGACTCAGCAGTGTAAAATTTAGAGGAGTAGTAATTTTTAAGATAAATGCAAGAGAAAGCCGAGATTtggcttgcttgtgggcatgccaTCAAGAGGAAGCTGCACAATACAGCCGTATATGAGGCCGAGTGCGAAGCCGCCTGGCTTCGCACTGCAACTGAGCATTGTTGCCAATGAAGGCAGAATATGTTTTGAAGTATCATAAGTACAAAGGGTAAGCATCCAGCCTAGCTGCCGTCTAGGATATGCTCGGACCACCGAACGAGTAGCCGCCTACTGAACGTGTGCGAAAGGATGAGTAGCACGCACGGAAAATCTAGCGGCAGCGGAAACGCCGCCGCGGGGGCAGGtttccactgtttttttttcatattgagCAGTGCCTTAGTAACTGTAGTTTTTTAATGATTACTGTACATTTTTCAGTCCATAGTCCCCCATAAGCTGCTTTAGGTACTCTTGCTGCCTCCACGAAAGATCGCCGTCTCTTTCTCAGGCAGAGTACCGTGAAAACTTCGCAGGCCTCTAAATCTTGCTCTTGCTGATTGCTTTGAAATCAAATTTTGCCGAATAAGAGTAGCTCCAAACATCTTGTGGACATAAGACATACTGTCCCTTAATTTCTTCCGACTCAATAGGGCAAGTATACCTCCAGAACTGCGAGCACGTGCTTATCCTGGCGATGCATTTGGGTTGCGGCGGGATCTCGACGGCTTCGGCGCGGGCCAGGGCAGTGGCGAAGCCGTAGGTGAACACGTGGCGGACGTAGAAGAAGAAATGACAGGCCATAACGAAGCCCACAAGGCTTGCGGCGTCCAGTTGCTCGATCATCCAGGGCCACTTGGCCATCGCTGAACTGAGAGATCAAGAAGATAAGAAATATTTTACAACTATATCGCTTTGGAACGGCCGGGTTGAAGGCATATTCGCGTTCGCGGAGGGAGAATCATCGCGTCAGGCAATATTTTAAACAAATCATTTATCAATAAAAAAACCCCGGAGCAGCCACGCCGGAGCCACGCACGCTGAACTCGGGAAATAGCGTACTTAGTGCGAGCGTACTTTAAGCTTTGATTTGAAATAGCGTTGCGTGCTTGCGCAGTATAGCCACAGTATATTAGCATCTGCTATctctttgcgtatgtctgcgtgtGCTATACAAAAACCGCCTATAAACGCGATATCATCCATGATCCCGTTGGGCGAAAAAGCCGGCATCGGCGCCGTTGTGACCAGGAAATTCTAATTGGTCACGTGGATACAttaactgaaaagaaaaaaaggtcgCCCAGCGCAATCGAACCGCTGTCCTCTGGGTCGGGTCGGGAACAGCGCGCGGCACCTCTACATCACTCAGGAACGAGCGATCGAAAGAGGCCATGTACAAGCACCTGAAGTGCACAGTAGGCGAATCACATTACATGAACACCTAGTTAATTAGGGTTATAATTAGCGCCACCAATCGCTTGAACGGTTGCGTGTTACAAAACAGTATGTTATAAAGCATCCGTGTTGCTATCTGCGAAAGGGTGCACAAGAGTGCGACTTTAGTGACGCTGTTAACGAGAAATTCAggtcctccaagttttttttttcttccaaggctGGAGGAGAGAGAAGCCATCCTGGATTATTGTGGAATATTTTTGTGAAGAAGATGAGCACCGACCTGTATAAATAGTGAGTCATGGCTTCCATTAGCACAAAATGAGCTGCGCTCCGCAATAATCTTGTGACGCAATAAGCCACTTCCCGGGGTGTACACTTCGGCCTCTTCTTGTCCAACTGGaagagtttaataataataataatattaataataattggttttggggggaaaggaaatggcgcagtatctgtctcatttatcgttggacacctgaaccgcgccgtaagggaagggataaaggagggagtgaaagaagaaaggaagagatagatgccgtagtggagggctccggaataatttcgaccacctggggatctttaacgtgcactgacatcgcacagcacacgggcgccttagcgtttttcctccacaaaaacgcagccgccgcgggcgggttcgaacccgggaactccggatcagtagtcgagcgccctaaccactgagccaccgcggcggggcaactggAAGATTTTACGAGTATAAATTGGCATGTGGTCCTGAAGGCACTGACTTTTCCGCTAAAGCGAACACGCTCGTCAAGAACACGATTTACAGCTGCTGTGAGATCGAGAGTGAAACACCTGAGCGTTAACTAATTCGCGTAGCATGCAAAGAGCACTGGGTGGAAGAGTGCTATAACATAACCTCTTTAGTACTGAAGACTAGAAGAAGGGAAATTGTTTTTGTTCTTCCTGAAAAACTGTCGGCAAGGTTAATCTGTATTATTCAACACAAGCAATGGTAATCAACTGTTGCAAACATGCAGACAGAAATAATATGTGAAATTATGTAGGTTGTTGATCGATGATACGAGAAGCTTCGCAGTTCGCTTCAAAATTTTCCTTCATGCATGCGTTACTCTTAGCGGGGCATAACTTATGGCATTAGTCGATCCTGTCTGTAGAGACTTAAGGACATGGGTTAGAGCATGCGTATCCGCTAGTTTCGGCAGGGAAACACACTTGCCCTTAATTTATGCTTCCATTGACGACCGGTTACTGAAGAGTTTCACTGAGTTTGCGCGCTTATTAACTCTAAGATAATATTTAGTACATGCCCCCTTTATTAATATTTGCAAGGGTTACCATTTCTTAAAGGCCCCTTCGGATCGCTCGAAATACATTGCTAACCGACTGTAGCTGTAGCGCGATGAAACTCCAATATACACTTCTACAGTTCTGTCTGCCGTTGGTTTCTCAGTAGCCAGTTGCTGCACGTTTTCTTTTCTAGGTGATCGTTACCGAAGGAGGAGACTATTGCGTGGCTAAATTAATTAGCGCCTCACACTCAACGACTGCCACAGCAAGGATGGTGACATCACCTTACACAGGTCGACCAAACACTTCCGCATGACTTGATCTtattgaagtgaaaagcttcactacgttagGTAAAGCAGTCATCGCGTAGGCCGGCGAATGAccctgaacgaccttcagcccaatcgCGTTAGCCGTgtgtgaccatatgtggtacagttatggtatCGAACCCTTGAACCCTAACCTTCACACCTTCACCCATGACATTTAGTTGACCTATGACCTCTGATTAATGATCTCTGACCTTTGACTTCTGATCTTGAGTTTACCTCTGACCTTTGATATTGGATGACCAATggtttgacctttgaccttaagaacatccgatggggtgatgtgaagctacgtgatgacatctgatgggggtttcgtaagaccatgtgataccacctcatagccacgtggtcgtgtaggTATATATAGaaaggctgtcgcgagcgtgtagcggaggcGACATGGACGAGCATCAGAATCTTAGCAagcctgcttgcttttcgctgaattccagggttagcgaaGTTAAGAACTGTCAATTTTTTCTAACATTGTTTCTCTTATTACAGGACCCTCTGCCATAGTTTCCGGTTTGAGTAACCTTATGCTACGTCAAGTACTGCGCGACGAACACGAAAAAAGCAAAATGCAAATGACCATTGTTTCTACAGTGGGAACATAGAGCCGCAAATAGGGACAGCTTACCTGAGCCACATAGTCGTCGTAGTTCTGCGGCGGCCCCAGAACGACCGTCGGCAGGTACAGTACGTAGGCGAGGGATTTCCAGTATGGGGGCAGTCGGCGTCGTTTCTCTCTGGGTTTCAGCCTCTCAGCGCGGACGAAGTCGACGCTGTAGCTCAGACCACGCAGAATGTTCCATTGGAAGGCTATGTAGCTCACCGTGAAGCTTGTGGGTCCGTACTGATAGAACACGGACTGGAGACAAAAAGTGAAACAACAGTTTTGCGGTGCTAAGAGGGAACTGTTTTGCGCTTTACAGCATGGTGTGGCCACCCCTGGAGCCATTTCAAGGACAGTCGTTGAGGAGGTTCTTTGCCTTGCTCTGCGCCACTGAGCTATGCTATTTCTAATGGATAGAGAGATTTGTAAACAAAGCTTCATATTTAAGGCATACGTCGCGCTGTTCAGCGTATACCTCATGTACGACATTCTTGGGCTAGAATTGGGAGGTAtgcttatggaaatattgaaagtaatggtcctttcttccgatatgtagcaaaacgtttcttttagagtgtttccatgacttgcatcgagcagttaagactcccttagaaaaccaatggcaaacgcttttgacgacagtaAAAACAATAATCGCAAACAATCAAAGCCTGCCGATGGGAGGTCCACGAGTATATTGATtggtatagtgaaatcttacaatatataaaaaaattgctctcgtttgaaaatgcttttgttcagaattctTTGGGAAGCAGCTAGAATTTTGATGATTCTACTTATGTATTATCGTTCACTGTACTGATCTGCATGCGCTAGGTCTCCTTTCGGTCTAAGAAAACTGTAAACATACGGATTGCATGTGCTTCATAAAACTGGCGCTTTCTTGGCTTTAGGTATAGACCGTGTAACGCGACTTGACAAACGATGTGACATTACTATATGATCTGCGAGGGCGGTGTGGAGAACACTCCAGGGTTCATGTTGGCAATATTGCTGGTGGGGACAAAAACACGCTTGCCCTTCggttggtttatggttcatgggggcttaacgtcctaaagcgactcaggctatgagggaagccgtagtgaaggtctccggaaatttcgaccgcctggggttctttaacgtgcactgacatcgcacagtacacgggcctctagaatttcgcctccatcgaaattcgaccgccgcggccgggatcgaacccgcgtctttcgggtcagtagccgagtgccgtaaccactcagccacagcggcggccacgCTTGCCCTTCACATTTGGGGTGCACTTTGCATGACTAATATGGCCATTCATATTGATACACACGTTTGTGTGCACTCAGTGTTCACGTTTTTTTCCAACTTATTCGCTTTGTTAGTTTTCAATACCAGTCGAGATATTGATCCACTTAACAAAAAGTTCCCGATGTCTATTTAATCATCCATAAGCGCActttttacgaaaaaaaaagtcaaacgTTTGTCTTAGCTGCTCAGTCATGCAAATAAACCTTACTAAGTTTTCGCAAGgtatttttttcatgttgtgttTTGCTGAACTGTTGGTCAAAAGGTACAGAACATTCTCCGCGTAATGGCAGGTAATGAGAATACGCTGCGGAATGGGGACTGGGGTGATAAATCTGGGTCTATGTGCCGGGTGGCATCCATACTGATAACCTCTCTGTGATGCAAGGTAGCCTGGCTATGAGGCACACGGCAATGCGGGTCGGGGCAAATGAATATGCAGTGTCAACATTTCTTCCTTTGCAGCGTTGTTCAAGGTGTACTTAAAGTGTCTTCCCGATATGCCAAGCGTTTATCATCAGTGGCCTCTGTGGGTTCACTGAGGCTCTTGACCGAGTTCGCATCGCCATACGCTAAATGTAGGCGCCCATTATATATCGGTAGTTTTGCTTAAAGTTACCAAATGGTCCTGGCAGAAATAACGGGACTTACGTGCAGTACGTACGTGAACACGAAGCGCTTCATGGCGATCATCAACAGCGCTACAGCGTAGGTCGCTGCAGGAATATGCAGCATTGTAGTGGCGTAGAAAACGGCGTGCTGACACATTAATGTTACGGCCACCTTCCAGCTTAGCTGGAAAGCCACAAACAGCGAAGAGTAGGTGGCGTAGAAGACGGGTACCACCTGTAAGCGTACAAGAAGGGGGCCCATATGTTAAAAAAACGGAATAAAACAAGTGTAGTTAGAAGAACTTGTACGAAAACATTACTCTGTCAAAGTGCTTAGGCGATGGTGTGGAAGGTATGGCGCCCGGCAACGAATTGGGGGCCGGATGCTCAAAGCATCCTACATGCAGGAATGCAAAGAGCTACGCTAGTCACATGGCACATTGTGATGACTTGCAAGAGCAAAATTATGGCCAGTTTCTTTCGCCATATCAGGCGAACATATTCGTGGAATCGGGTGCCTGATTTGCTCGCGGCAGCTGTAGCTTACTTCTACAAGCCGTATTAGGCCAGAAAGTGTTAAGTAGCTGCTCACGTATGTGCATGTAGTAATTATAGACGGCACTCTGACGGCAATAAATAATGTCGTGAGCAGAGTCGTAAAACCTGGCGAAAGCTCGTAAGCTTGTATTTCAGCAATAACAAAAGAAACATTTAGGGCGCAGGCGCGAAACGATGGGTGCGGTTGCTGGAGAAGTGCGTTCCCGCCGATCGCCCATAGAATGCCGTGTTATTTGTCTATGCTATCTCTTTTGTCGACTActtcttctcttccttttttctaagGTCTCTTGGATAAGGTAAATTAGCTATACACTTATTTAGGCTCCCACGTATGCAGTTTGCGCTAACTCGTGGTGATGAAAACTGTGGACGCTTAAAAATATCTGGTTGGTCGTAAGGATTGTCCGGGCGTTTTATTATACCCAGAGCTCTAATATGTAAAGATTCATTTCGTTTGGGCCGCTGCAATTGGTCTCTGCTCCCGATGACGTAGCTCGTGGGGGAAGACGTCATGACCATGATGTCACTTACTTGCATAAATGCATGCCACGTCCATGTCGCTCTGGCGGAGGAGGGCCAATATGAGGAATGGCGGAACTCGACGACGTTTTGGCCCGCCTGATGAACATAACCTCGAAATGCCATCTAGACCAAAAAACTGTGCGGTGGTTGAGCGAAGAATAAGTGGAGCATGTCCCGTATACGGTTCAGCCACTGCTTGTGGAGGTAGGAGGGCGGCTAGCGGCTGAGCCGTGACCAGACACACCGTATCCGTGCTTGGTCATGTGTTTcactttctctttttcttgtgAATATTTGCGCAATGGTCAAACGAAATGACACCGTATTGAATCATTACATAATGCGTACCGAGCATTGTTATCTAAATCAGGCCAGCAACTTCCCCGAGTGCGCCATATGCCCAGTCTACATAAGTACGTGAATACATGCGGTACTATGACCAAGGGGTGGTCCACTTCGTCAACATTGCCTCTGGAGTTTTGTGGAAAGAGGCAGTTTCCAGTCACGATATACAATCCTGCGACGTCAGCACCACTTTACCAAGCAGTATGCCCCTACACACGGATCGCTAAAGAAAAAAGGAACTGGGAACTCACCGATGGCGCAACGAAGGCGGTTGCCCTTCCCAACATAGGGTGTAGAAGCAGCCATTTGCAGTTCTCCGTAACGAAAGACCTCATGGTCTGCCATTCGTAGTGAGTGTCATCCTGCATGATTGACGCATGCAGCAGTGTTTGTTTTCTCACTCGCCAAGCGCTagacttttctctctctctttcacaaGTAACCATTCAGCAATGGTTCAAAACCACCATGTCAACAAATGtagtcttttgctgctgctgccatcaGCAGAGACTAAAACTTACCTGCTTTCGCTGAAACCCGTAAGGACTAGGCTTGAAGGCCCGGCGCATTTCTTGCAGCAGGAAAGTGTCTGGAAATAAACGTATGTTGCTGCAAAAACTTGCATCAAGTTATCAGAAGAGAGCATTCACTAAACATCTTCACGTCGCAGTATTACTCTTTGCGCGGTGCAATAGGGCCGTTACAACACACTCAATGCTCATTGTTGCCCAACCGAATGGTGTACTCTTGTTTGCATTCCTTGGAACTTATCGACGTTGAGAGGTATAGTAAGCGTTCGACTATGCTGGTAACGTACAAACTCTGTGGCCTGAAGGCTTTAGAAGCACATATTTGGAGTGAGCAAGAACAAAATTCGAAAAACCTCAATCTGTATCTCCGCACACAATAGGTTCATGACTTCAGGGAGGTTTCGGTAGATGAGGTCAAGGATAGCAATCACTCAATCGCTCGTAGTCAGGCATGCTGGTTGACTGCTGTCCACGTAGTAAGATATGATCGATTAGTGGTCCAAATGGGCGCTGAAATAATTTTATCAAGAATATAAGGACGGCGTAATATCTTCGAATGAACAAGAAATGGTCCGAAAGGCACGAAGATGGCAGGAAGACATTTATTGTTCGTGAAACCATGCACCAACcggtaaaaaaaatcgcaagtTTTTGAATATCATATATCATGCCTACAAGAAAGTTTCTTCTTGAGAGAAAACCGGAAAGGAGGTTATTGTTCGCATTGATATATTTGCTGTACGGTCAGATTACCGATGATTAACACGGCGGCTTACATTTGGCTATTGTTGATGTCACTGCATCGTGTAGGTGCAATGCGCGTTCGTGCTCGGAGCGAATACGCTTGTAGGCCTGCGGTGGAATGATGTGAAGTCGATAGCACTCCTGTGCGAGGGGCGGATAGCAATTctaaaaatggggggggggggggggcactttgttgacataaagtgcggtgaggcaaaagcatttagcgtggtgttgctgcttgtgtcgctgatgtgtggtgaagatgatGATTGAAGgctacaaagagcgtttaggcggcatcctcccagatcggcgttcaggaggcatctggcaagattgcctggggagcgctcctctcgaacgatggtagcgccactcaatgacgtcacacgctcaCTCATCAgccacgcggctttatcattttctttgcgATGCCACCAGACTTATATCGATTGATTGCGGctgcgcgcaactgcttccaGACTGTTGTAGTTGATTTGGTGCCTTATCTCGACAACGTCatcagtttgattgacagctatataTGTGACACTGTTCTGGCGAACATCTCCACTGGCGAGTCATGAgactataaaggctttcgccttaaaatgaaaATTCGCGTAGGTAAAAACGGATTGCAGCGCTGCTGAAAACGCACTGCTATCACTGTCATTTTTTACTACCTGGTAAATGTTAAAAATTCTGGGGCCGCTTTATCTCTTTAGCACCAAAGAAACGCCATGGGTTCTATCGCTGCTTCGTTGACTTACTTTGTTCGTTGGTCGAAAATCGCCAGAAGGCGTAGGCCACCGCTGTCAGTCCGACGACACAATGAAACAAATTGAATATTTCCGATACGCATCTGTAAAGAGAACATTATAGTAACAACTGGCGCTTACTGGAACATATAGTTGCATAGTAGTACGATATAACAGGCAGCAACGTGTAACATACAAGTCAGAAATGGGCATTCCACGGCTGGCTTCATTAAAAATTCAAACGGGTTGC
This region of Amblyomma americanum isolate KBUSLIRL-KWMA chromosome 5, ASM5285725v1, whole genome shotgun sequence genomic DNA includes:
- the LOC144134424 gene encoding protein-cysteine N-palmitoyltransferase HHAT-like, with translation MDVACIYARCFEHPAPNSLPGAIPSTPSPKHFDRVVPVFYATYSSLFVAFQLSWKVAVTLMCQHAVFYATTMLHIPAATYAVALLMIAMKRFVFTYVLHSVFYQYGPTSFTVSYIAFQWNILRGLSYSVDFVRAERLKPREKRRRLPPYWKSLAYVLYLPTVVLGPPQNYDDYVAQLDKKRPKCTPREVAYCVTRLLRSAAHFVLMEAMTHYLYSSAMAKWPWMIEQLDAASLVGFVMACHFFFYVRHVFTYGFATALARAEAVEIPPQPKCIARISTCSQFWRYFDRGMHLLIRKYFYEPLVGSKKEPARLALGTAVAFAFTWYWHDMENEVAIWCALSMFGITIEVLVAEARKWAPVRKLEVLYLGAPHRLREAAALLGSPHYLLTILACLLHVVDVDVWLIVCRRVLLDFPFPLVPVLAVLYIGVHVEFYIQEWEAKARKKDA